In a single window of the Papaver somniferum cultivar HN1 chromosome 8, ASM357369v1, whole genome shotgun sequence genome:
- the LOC113306992 gene encoding 65-kDa microtubule-associated protein 3-like isoform X1 encodes MSNTPNDQLLQAETTCGSLLYELQIIWDEVGESDADRDKMLYELEQECLEVYRRKVDQANKSRAQLRQAIADSEAEVAAICSAMGERPVHIRQADRKSTGKLKEELRAIIPQLEEMKKRKWERRNQFVEVLDHIQKIASEIFTPAENSFAKTVIDETDLSLKKLEDLHRQMQALQMEKSDRMKQVLDHLSTLNSLCLVLGIDFNHTVREVHSSLDDSEGAKNISNDTIHRLAAAIDGLREVKRQRMQKLQDLASSMLELWNLMDTPVEEQQMFQNVTCNIAASEHEITEPNTLSVDFINYVATEVSRLEELKSSKMKELVLKKRSELEEICRRTHMVVEAECGMQHAIEAIESGAIDPASVLEQTELQVAKVKEEAFSRKDILERVEKWMTACEEEAWLEEYNRDDNRYNAGRGAHLTLKRAEKARAAVNKLPAMVEALASKITAWENERGVEFTYDGIRLLSMLEEYSIVRQEKEQEVKRQRDQKKRQGQLIAEQEVLFGSKPSPSKPQSTKKVPSRPSTGGGGGHHRRLSLGGANLQTPKPTPKSMRKSDRVHQQEDGAGLSAGSRGLDIAGLPVKKHSFNSTNAYQTESPMTRKPFSPVTSAVSAKVNTANLLQPVYTTPSKVNSLVDEENMTPRVVVPKTPYTPMQTAMTPAPAPPVTREIEYSFEERRAGFV; translated from the exons ATGTCTAATACTCCAAATGATCAGCTTCTCCAAGCAGAAACAACTTGTGGATCTCTGCTATATGAGCTTCAG ATAATATGGGATGAAGTTGGAGAGTCTGATGCTGACAGAGACAAGATGTTATATGAACTTGAACAAGAGTGTCTAGAAGTATACAGAAGAAAGGTAGACCAAGCTAACAAGTCTAGAGCTCAGCTAAGGCAAGCAATTGCAGATTCTGAAGCAGAGGTAGCAGCTATTTGTTCAGCAATGGGTGAACGGCCTGTGCACATCAGACAG GCTGATCGGAAGAGCACTGGCAAATTAAAGGAAGAGCTGAGGGCCATTATTCCACAGCTTGAggagatgaagaaaagaaaatgggAGAGGCGGAATCAGTTTGTCGAAGTTCTTGACCATATTCAGAAAATTGCAAGTGAGATATTTACACCTGCCGAAAATTCCTTTGCCAAAACagttattgatgaaactgatttaTCCTTAAAGAAGCTTGAAGACTTGCATAGACAGATGCAGGCACTACAAATGGAGAAG AGTGACAGGATGAAGCAAGTCCTGGATCACCTAAGCACTTTAAACTCACTGTGCTTGGTACTTGGCATTGACTTCAATCACACAGTGAGGGAGGTTCATTCCAGTTTGGATGATTCTGAAGGAGCCAAGAATATAAGCAATGATACAATTCACAGGCTTGCTGCTGCAATAGATGGACTAAGAGAAGTGAAGAGGCAAAGAATGCAGAAG CTTCAAGATCTTGCCAGCAGTATGTTGGAGCTATGGAACTTAATGGATACACCGGTTGAGGAGCAGCAAATGTTCCAAAATGTTACCTGTAATATTGCTGCCTCAGAGCATGAAATTACAGAGCCCAACACTCTGTCTGTTGACTTCATTAACTAT GTGGCCACAGAAGTTTCCAGGTTGGAAGAGCTGAAGTCAAGCAAGATGAAAGAGCTTGTGTTGAAGAAAAGGTCAGAGCTGGAGGAAATTTGCAGGCGTACCCACATGGTTGTAGAGGCAGAGTGTGGGATGCAACATGCAATTGAAGCTATTGAATCAG GAGCCATTGACCCTGCTTCCGTTTTGGAACAAACGGAGCTTCAAGTTGCAAAGGTCAAAGAGGAAGCTTTTAGTAGGAAAGATATACTTGAAAGGGTTGAAAAATGGATGACTGCCTGCGAGGAGGAGGCCTGGCTTGAGGAGTATAATAGG GATGATAATCGTTATAATGCCGGGCGAGGTGCACATCTGACCTTGAAGCGCGCTGAAAAAGCTCGTGCAGCAGTTAACAAGCTGCCAG CAATGGTTGAGGCCCTGGCATCTAAAATCACAGCTTGGGAGAATGAAAGAGGTGTCGAGTTTACTTATGATGGC ATTCGACTTCTTTCTATGCTCGAAGAGTACAGTATTGTACGACAAGAAAAAGAGCAGGAAGTTAAAAGGCAGCGAGACCAAAAGAAGCGGCAGGGACAACTAATAGCAGAGCAGGAAGTTCTGTTTGGGTCAAAGCCAAGTCCTTCGAAACCTCAGAGTACAAAGAAGGTACCAAGCAGACCATCaactggaggtggtggtggtcacCATAGAAGACTCTCTCTTGGTGGAGCCAACTTGCAAACTCCCAAACCTACGCCAAAATCAATGCGAAAGAGTGATCGTGTACATCAGCAGGAGGATGGTGCAGGTTTATCCGCAG GAAGTAGAGGTTTAGATATTGCTGGTCTCCCTGTGAAAAAGCACTCATTCAATTCCACTAATGCTTATCAAACCGAATCACCCATGACACGAAAACCCTTCTCTCCTGTTACTTCTGCTGTCTCAGCAAAGGTCAACACAGCAAATCTTCTACAACCAGTTTACACGACACCTTCAAAGGTAAATAGTCTGGTGGATGAAGAGAACATGACCCCCAGAGTGGTGGTGCCTAAGACTCCTTATACACCCATGCAGACTGCTATGACACCGGCTCCTGCTCCTCCAGTTACACGTGAGATTGAGTACTCATTCGAGGAGAGAAGAGCTGGTTTTGTCTGA
- the LOC113306992 gene encoding 65-kDa microtubule-associated protein 3-like isoform X2, translating to MSNTPNDQLLQAETTCGSLLYELQIIWDEVGESDADRDKMLYELEQECLEVYRRKVDQANKSRAQLRQAIADSEAEVAAICSAMGERPVHIRQADRKSTGKLKEELRAIIPQLEEMKKRKWERRNQFVEVLDHIQKIASEIFTPAENSFAKTVIDETDLSLKKLEDLHRQMQALQMEKSDRMKQVLDHLSTLNSLCLVLGIDFNHTVREVHSSLDDSEGAKNISNDTIHRLAAAIDGLREVKRQRMQKLQDLASSMLELWNLMDTPVEEQQMFQNVTCNIAASEHEITEPNTLSVDFINYVATEVSRLEELKSSKMKELVLKKRSELEEICRRTHMVVEAECGMQHAIEAIESGAIDPASVLEQTELQVAKVKEEAFSRKDILERVEKWMTACEEEAWLEEYNRDDNRYNAGRGAHLTLKRAEKARAAVNKLPAMVEALASKITAWENERGVEFTYDGIRLLSMLEEYSIVRQEKEQEVKRQRDQKKRQGQLIAEQEVLFGSKPSPSKPQSTKKVPSRPSTGGGGGHHRRLSLGGANLQTPKPTPKSMRKSDRVHQQEDGAGLSAGC from the exons ATGTCTAATACTCCAAATGATCAGCTTCTCCAAGCAGAAACAACTTGTGGATCTCTGCTATATGAGCTTCAG ATAATATGGGATGAAGTTGGAGAGTCTGATGCTGACAGAGACAAGATGTTATATGAACTTGAACAAGAGTGTCTAGAAGTATACAGAAGAAAGGTAGACCAAGCTAACAAGTCTAGAGCTCAGCTAAGGCAAGCAATTGCAGATTCTGAAGCAGAGGTAGCAGCTATTTGTTCAGCAATGGGTGAACGGCCTGTGCACATCAGACAG GCTGATCGGAAGAGCACTGGCAAATTAAAGGAAGAGCTGAGGGCCATTATTCCACAGCTTGAggagatgaagaaaagaaaatgggAGAGGCGGAATCAGTTTGTCGAAGTTCTTGACCATATTCAGAAAATTGCAAGTGAGATATTTACACCTGCCGAAAATTCCTTTGCCAAAACagttattgatgaaactgatttaTCCTTAAAGAAGCTTGAAGACTTGCATAGACAGATGCAGGCACTACAAATGGAGAAG AGTGACAGGATGAAGCAAGTCCTGGATCACCTAAGCACTTTAAACTCACTGTGCTTGGTACTTGGCATTGACTTCAATCACACAGTGAGGGAGGTTCATTCCAGTTTGGATGATTCTGAAGGAGCCAAGAATATAAGCAATGATACAATTCACAGGCTTGCTGCTGCAATAGATGGACTAAGAGAAGTGAAGAGGCAAAGAATGCAGAAG CTTCAAGATCTTGCCAGCAGTATGTTGGAGCTATGGAACTTAATGGATACACCGGTTGAGGAGCAGCAAATGTTCCAAAATGTTACCTGTAATATTGCTGCCTCAGAGCATGAAATTACAGAGCCCAACACTCTGTCTGTTGACTTCATTAACTAT GTGGCCACAGAAGTTTCCAGGTTGGAAGAGCTGAAGTCAAGCAAGATGAAAGAGCTTGTGTTGAAGAAAAGGTCAGAGCTGGAGGAAATTTGCAGGCGTACCCACATGGTTGTAGAGGCAGAGTGTGGGATGCAACATGCAATTGAAGCTATTGAATCAG GAGCCATTGACCCTGCTTCCGTTTTGGAACAAACGGAGCTTCAAGTTGCAAAGGTCAAAGAGGAAGCTTTTAGTAGGAAAGATATACTTGAAAGGGTTGAAAAATGGATGACTGCCTGCGAGGAGGAGGCCTGGCTTGAGGAGTATAATAGG GATGATAATCGTTATAATGCCGGGCGAGGTGCACATCTGACCTTGAAGCGCGCTGAAAAAGCTCGTGCAGCAGTTAACAAGCTGCCAG CAATGGTTGAGGCCCTGGCATCTAAAATCACAGCTTGGGAGAATGAAAGAGGTGTCGAGTTTACTTATGATGGC ATTCGACTTCTTTCTATGCTCGAAGAGTACAGTATTGTACGACAAGAAAAAGAGCAGGAAGTTAAAAGGCAGCGAGACCAAAAGAAGCGGCAGGGACAACTAATAGCAGAGCAGGAAGTTCTGTTTGGGTCAAAGCCAAGTCCTTCGAAACCTCAGAGTACAAAGAAGGTACCAAGCAGACCATCaactggaggtggtggtggtcacCATAGAAGACTCTCTCTTGGTGGAGCCAACTTGCAAACTCCCAAACCTACGCCAAAATCAATGCGAAAGAGTGATCGTGTACATCAGCAGGAGGATGGTGCAGGTTTATCCGCAGGTTGTTAA